The sequence TGTATGTCTGGGCGCGCATGGCGCGCATGCTGGCCACGGCGCGCAGCCGTGGCCCCTATATGATGGGTGGTGAGAGCCGGCTGGCCTTTCGCTGCCTGCCGACCGATATCGATTTCAACGTCCACCTCAACAATGCGCGCTACATGATGCTGGCCGATCTCGGCCGCATCGACCTGTTCGTCCGTGCCGGCCTGATCACGCTGGCGCGCAAGAATGGCTGGGCGCCGATGATGGGCGGGCTGCAGGCAGTCTATGCGCGTGAGATCAGGCTGTGGCGCCGCTTCGAAGTGGTGTCGTCGATCGAAACCTGGGAAGGCAGCCAGGTCATCGGCAAGCACCGTTTCGTCCTCGACAATGGCGAGACGGCCGCCTTGATCCTGACGACCGCCGGTGTCTACGACCGCAAGGCGCGCCGCTTTCTCGATATCGACGAGGTCGTCGCCGCGCTTGGTCGCGCGGCGAATCCGCGGCCACCGACCGAGGCGGAGCGGATTTTCATGACGTCGCACCAGGGGCTGCGCGTCCTGACCAAAGGGACCCGCTGACCAGCGGAGATCATCATTTCGGCAGCCTTCACGAAGGTGTGCCATCAGAGTGCGTCCGGTGGACAAACCGGGATGCAGAGACTAGAAGGAAAAGGCATTTTTTCCTGTCTGGAAGGAGAGCACGACATGCTCTCGCACGACCGCGTCTGGGCCGCCATCGATGCTCTTGCAGAGCGTTATTCGCTTTCGGCGTCAGGTCTGGCAAGGCGCGCGGGGCTCGATTCGACTGCCTTCAACAAGTCGAAACGCCTGTCGTCCGATGGCCGGCCGCGCTGGCCTTCGACCGAATCACTGGCCAAGATCATCGAGGCGACGGGTGCCTCGCTCGACGAATTCACCGGGCTGATCGAAGGCCGCATGAGCACCGCGCCCGCCCACAGGCGCTCCGTGCCGCTGCTCGGCTTTGCCCAGGCCGGAGCCGGCGGCTTTTTCGACGATGCCGGCTTTCCGGCGGGGCAAGGCTGGGATCTGGTCGAACTGCCGGCGCAATCGACCGAGAGCTCCTATGCCCTGCAGGTGCAAGGCGATTCCATGCTGCCGCTCTATCGCAATGGCGACGTCCTCATCGTCGAGCCGGGCGCTGTCACCCGCAAGGGCGATCGCGTCGTCGTCAAGACCACGTCGGGCGAGGTGATGGCCAAGGTGCTCGACCGCCAGACCGTCAAGTCGATCGCGCTGGTCTCGCTCAATCCCGATCACCCCGACCGCGACATCCCCATGCGCGAGGTCGAATGGGTGGCGCGGATTGTCTGGGCAAGCCAGTAGGTCGGGCTGGTGCGGTTTCCTCATCTCATCATGGCGGTTGTGATGGTCCCGGTGATGGCGGCCCTGGTCGTCGCCGGCGGCCGCACGCTGAAAGGAAGCCAAGTCACTGTCGCGGTGGATCAGATCGATCCCGGCGCGGACACGATCCCGCAAGCCGGCGCCGAGGCCGGGTCTGAAGAGCCGGCCACGTCAGCCATTCCCGCGCCCGCCGCTGCGCCACCGCCAAAGCCGGCGGTGCATTCGCGGGCGATCGATCCGGATGTCGTCGCGCCGCCGGAGCTGCCCACCGGGGAACTGGAGCGGGTCGAGCCGCGCGAGCCGCTGAGCAAGCTGGCGCTGGCCATGCCGCCCAAGCCGAAGATGCCCGATGACTGGAACGGCACGAAGCTGTTCCAGCCGGTCGCGACGGCCGCCGGGCTGATCGAGGCGAAAGGCTATTCGGTCGCGATTTCCGGCATAGACGCTGTGCCACAGGACGAGTCCTGTACCACCGACGGCAAGTCCTGGCCGTGCGGCATCCGCGCGCGCACGGCGTTCCGCGCCTTCCTGCGCGGCCGTGCCGTGGTCTGCACGGTGCCGCCCGAAGGCGGCCGCGACCGCATCGCGGCGCAATGCCGGATCGGCAAGCAGGACGTCGGTCAATGGTTGGTCGATAACGGCTGGGCGCGTGCCGCCAAGGGCGGACCCTATGTCGAGGCTGGCGAAAAGGCGCAAAGCGCGAAGAAGGGAATTTTCGGACCGGCGCCGAACCTTGGCGGCATATCAGCGGTGCCGCCCGCGCCAGCCCCGGCGCCTCAGGCGCCGGGTTCGATCCTGGAGGAGGTCGACGGCGCCCTCAAGCCAGCTGACCAGCCAGCGCCTGCTGAATGAGCGCGCGGGTCTCGGCGACGCCGTAGAGCGCGGCGAACGAGCCGAAGCGCGGGCCGCGTTCCTGGCCGATAAGCACCTGGTAGATCATCTGGAAGAAGGCGCCCGAAACGCCCGGGCCACCCTCCGGGCTCTGCTTGGAATGATCCTGATAGCGTTCGATCTTGCGCGCCACGTTGAGCGAAGCGTTCTGGATCGCTTCGCCGCCGGCATCCGCCGGCAATGCACCAAGCGCCGCGTCCAGGGCTTCGAGCGCCTCGCGCTCGACCTCGTCTGCCGCACGGAAGGTCTTCGTCGGCCGCACGAAATCGTCGAAATAGCGGATCGCGTGGCCGACCAATTGGTCGAGCTCAGGATGCGTCTTTGGCGTCACGCCTTGCGTATGGCGCGAGATGAAGCCCCACAGCACATCCTTGTTCTGCGCATTGGAGGCGCTGACCAGGTTGAGCAGCAGCGAGAACGGCACCGGCATGTCGATTGCTGGCGGGTTGCCGTCATGCATGTGCCAGACAGGATTGCCCAGCCGCTCCTTCCAGTCCTGCCTGGGGTAGGCGCCCAGGAAGGTGTAATACTCGTCCACCGCCCTCGGAATGACGTCGAAATAGAGCTTCTTGGCCTGCCGCGGCCGCTGGTACATGTAGAGCCCGAGACTTTCGGTCGGCGCATAGGTCAGCCACTCGTCGATGGTCAGGCCGTTGCCCTTTGACTTCGAGATCTTCTGGCCGTTTTCGTCGAGGAACAGTTCGTAGACGAAATGCTCCGGCGCGCGCCCGCCCAATATGTTGCAGATGCGATCATAGACCACCGCGTTGGTCTGGTGGTCCTTGCCGAACATCTCGAAATCGACGCCGAGCGCCGCCCAGCGCATGCCGAAATCCGGCTTCCACTGCAGCTTCACCCGGCCGCCGGTGATCGAAAGCGTGGTCTCGGTGCCTTCATCGTCGAAAGTGATGGTGCCGGCCTTGGCATCGACATGCTTCATCGGCACGTAGAGCACCCGGCCGCTCTTCGGGGAAATCGGCAGGAACGGACTGTAGGTCGCCTGCCGCTCCGGCCCGAGCGTCGGCAGCATCACCGCCATGATCTTGTCGTAGCGTTCGGCGGCCCGCAGCAGCATCGCGTCGAAACGGCCCGACTTGTAATACTGCGTCGCGCTGGCGAATTCGTAGTCGAAGCCGAACGTGTCGAGGAAGCGGCAGAGCATCGCATTGTTGTGATCGGCGAAGCTCGCATAGTCGCCGCCGAACGGATTGGGAACCGATGAGAGCGGCTTATGCAGGTGCGGCTCGAGTGCCGCGCGATCCGGCACATTGTCGGGGATCTTGCGCATCCCGTCCATGTCGTCGGAGAAGCACAGCAGCTTGGTGGCGACCTTGTCCTGCGTCAGCACGCGGAACGCGTGGCGCACCATCGAGGTGCGCGCCACCTCGCCGAACGTGCCGATATGCGGCAGGCCCGATGGACCGTAGCCGGTCTCGAACAGGATCGTTTCGGGAAACTCGCCGCCTTTGTAACGCTCGATGATCTTTTTGGCTTCCTCGAACGGCCATGCCTTGCTTTCGGCCGCAGCCGCCAGCAGCTCGGGGTTGAGATCGATTGTGTTTGATCCCGCCATGGTCCTGTTTTCCAAATTGTTCGCCGGCCAGATTGTTTCGATGGCATGGCCGCAGTGTCGATTTTCAACCGGTCCTCTAGGCGCGCATGGCCGGAGCGTCAACGCGTGGGGCGCTTTTTCCTTGCGACCTTCGACCCCCGTTCCTACCTTCGAAACCCGTTCAAGGAGTAAAGAATGCCGTCGCCGACCCCGCATGAAGCCCTGATCTACCTGATGGTCATCACCTCGGCCTCAGACCGTGACATGACCGATGTCGAACTGGCCCGGATCGGCGACGTGGTCCGCTCATGGCCGGTGTTCGAGGATTTCAAGCAGGACCGGCTGGTTCCTGTCGCCCAGGCCTGTCAGAAGCTGCTGCAAGAAAAGGACGGCCTTGAGGGTGTCCTGGCCCAAATTGCCGAAGCCCTGCCGGAGCGCTTGCACGACACCGCCTATGCCGTCGCCTTCGAAGTGGCCGCCGTCGATCTCGAAATGCGCATGGAGGAAGTGCGGGTGCTGCAGTTGATCCGCCGTAAGCTCGATCTCGATACCCTGACCGTCGCCGCCATCGGCCGTGCGGCAAAGGCGCGGCTGCGCACCCTGACTTAGGGTTCATTGATATTCAGGTGATGCCGGCCTGCTAGTGGCGATTTCCTGTGCTTCCCCGTTCTACTGCGCCGCAGTAGAACTGTGCTCACGTACTTTAAGTACGGTTCTCAGAACCCACCATTGTCGGCTCGGCCTGACCTGAATCTCAACAAACCCTAGACCGTGCTCTGGAATCAGAAAAAGCTGACCGGGACCGGATCAGAAAAAACTTACCGGGAAATAGCGCAGGTAGAATTCGGCGAAGGTGCCCTTCATCGAAATCTCCTGCAGCGCATAGTCTAGTGCCGCGGCCAGCGCCGGATTGTCCGCCCTTGTGGCGATAGCCATGCCCGTGCCCAGATATTCGGGCGCCAGATAAGGACCGCCGGCAAAACGGCAGCACCCGGCTGCATCTGAGCCGCCCAGCCAGAAGGCGAAACGCATGCCGTCACCGAAGGCGGCATCGATCTTGCCCGCCTTGAGATCGCTGTAGAGGGTCTCCGGTCCGTCGAAGGAGACGATTTGGACCGTGTTGAAATAGTCGCGCAGCATGCGCTCATGCGCCGAGCCGGCGAGAACGCCGACGCGCTTGCTGCGCAGCTTGTCGAAGATCGGTTCGGCAAACGCCTTGTTCTTCGGCGTGATGAAGCGCGCCGGAAACTGCAGATACGAGCGCGAGAAGGCGTATGTCTGGCGCGATTGCGGCGTCGCGGCGATGCCGGCGATGATCGCTTCGCCTTCGCCTTTCTCGAGTGCCCCTTCAAGCTCGCCCCAGGGCAATGCCTGGATCTGGCATTTGTCGGCAATGCCGAGTTCGGCACAGATGGCGCGCGCCAGGTCGATGTGGAAACCGGACAGCTTTCCCGTGCCATCGAGGAAATTGAAGGGCGGAAAATCCGTGGTCGTCAGGAAGCGCAGCCGGGGCAGCGCTGAAAGGTCTGGCTTCGGCAACCGTTCCTTGGCGTCCCATAATACCGGCACCTGCGGTTCGGCCGCGCGCGCCCCTGGAGCCGATGGCAGCGCCGCGATCAGCAGCGACGCCAGGACCAGGAACCTCCATTGGAACGCCACGATAGAACTCCGCCGCACTCGTGTTCGCACCGGTTTTGGTACGAAAATGGTACAGGCACAATGGTTTTTGATTTCAACGCGCCAATTTCAGGATATGCTTTAGCACGTTTGCAAACAGCGGTGGCTGCCTTGGTTGGGGGACCAGGGTCGAGAACCACAACCGAGAATGTGCGCGTTGCAATCCGTGGTCGGTGGCCAAATGCAGACAACGCATGGACCATTGATCTCAATGCATGAGGCAACATGGGGTTGATGTTGCGATGGGTCAATTTGATCGTACGCTGGAATACATAGACCAACTGCAACACGCCGGAACGGCGGCGGCGGTCTGCGAGAAACTGTTGGGCATAACGTCGGATTTCGGTCTGACCGCGCTGATGGCGGGAACCGTCCCGCAGCCAGGCACACCGAGCGAGCAGCAAAAGCAGCATGTGCTGCTTTGCGACTGGCCTGTCGAATGGCTGGAGCGCTACGTGGCGCGCAACTATGTCGATCACGATCCGGTGGTCAGCCACATGAAGCAGTTGCAAGCGCCGTTCCAGTGGCGCGAAGCCGCCCAGGGCATTAGCTTCGACAAGAGCAGCGGCGAGGTGATGGGCGATGCCGGCGCGTTCAAGCTGCGCGACGGCCTGGCCTTCCCGCTGATCACGTTGGATGGCCAGATCGTCATGGTGTCGCTGGGTGGCGAGGCCATGCAGTTGTCGGCCGCCGAGTTCGGCCTGGTGTCGCTGGTTTCGACCTATGCCGTTGGCCGCGCCATGCAACTCCACACCATGGCGACCAAGACCATCGACCATATCGAACTGACCCCGCGCGAGCGCGAATGCCTGCAATGGGCCGCCGTTGGCAAGTCGGAATGGGAGATTTCGCAAATCCTCGGCATCTCCGAACACACGTCGGAGAAACATCTTCTTAACGCCAAAAGCAAACTCGGTGCCGTCAACCGGGTCCAGGCGGTCGCCGAAGCGATAAGGCGGGGCTACATTAGCTAGGTCGGCCGTGCCGACCTAGAATTTCTTGCCTACGTGATCACGCAATTTTCTCGTTGAGGCACGGCCGTATCTTCCTCTTAAACCCAGGAGACGACGGCATGCTTTTTTGTCTTACAACTCAAGAATTGATGGAACGTCCCGATCTTTGGGAAGCCGTCCATCGCCTGCGCTACCAGATATTTGTCGAAGAGATGGGGTGGGAGGACCTGCGGCGCCCGGACGGATTCGAGGTCGACCAGTTCGACCATGACGAGGCCGTGCATCAGATCGTCCTCAGAGGCAACGAAGTCGCGGGCTATCAACGGATGTTACCGACCACGCGGCCCCATTTGCTGACCGAGGTCTTGACCGACCTTTCCGAAGGAACGCCGCCATCGGGCCCCAACATCTGGGAATTGACCCGCTATGCGGTGGCTCCCGGTTTTCGCGATGGCCGTCGCGGCGTCTCGACCGTCGGCACCGAATTGATTGCCGGCTTCGTCGAGTGGGGGCTGAAGCGCGGCGTCGACAAGGTGATCATCGAGTTCGAGCCGATGTGGGTGTTGCGCGCCTTGCAGCTGCATTTCCTCGCGACGCCGCTGGGCTATCAGCGCACCTATGGCAATCAGCAGGTCGTGGCGACCCTGCTCTCTTTCAACGAGCACACGCTGGACGTGGTGCGTTCGCGCCGCAATCACCATGCTCCCGTCCTGGCGCGGGGATATCCCGACATGTTCGGCCAAAGGAGGGCGTCATGAGGTTGGAGATGGCCATGAACCCGCACCCGCAACCGGAACTGCGCAACCACACGCTGATCGTCACCGTGTCGTCGAATGACGGCCGGCCGGTGCTCGACAGAAGGGCCTATGAAAGCCTTGCCAGGACATTCCACGAAGCCGCCGACAATGACGAGGTGCGTGTCGTCGTGCTGCGCGGCCTGGCAGGCTGCTTCTGCCTTGGCGGCGACTTTTCCGAATTCCTCGACGCCACCAAGCATCAGAAGCTGATCGCCGCCGTCACCGATATGTTCCGCACGCTGGCGACGTTCCCCAAGCCCATCCTGGCCTGCGTCGACGGCGATGCCGTCGGCGTCGGCTGCACCATCTTGTTCCACTGCGACATGGTGATCGCCTCGAATGAAAGCACGTTCCGGGTGCCGTTCGTCGATTTCGGCCTTGTGCCGGATGCGGCGACCAGCATCCTGGCGCCGCAGAAGCTCGGTTATGCCGGCGCCTTCCGCTTCTTCTGTCTCGGCGACACGCTCCACGCCGAGGACGCGAGGGCACTCGGCCTCGTCGCCGAGATCGTGCATGACGGCGTAGAGGAGGCGACACTCGGCCGCGCCAGGCAGCTCGCCAAGAAGCCGGTTGCCGCCCTGCTGCAGACCCGCGGCCTGCTCAAGGGCAACACCGGTGCGCTGTGCGACCGCATCGACCAGGAGATATCGCTGTTCCAGCAGGCATTGCAGGACGACACCACGCTGCGGCGCCTGCAGCGGATAGCCCGGCTCGCGGCCTAAGCAACCGCGCCGCGCTGCCGATGGCCGCGCGGCGCGAGAAGGCCTAGCCTTCCTTGCCGAGGAATGACGGCCCTTCGCCGATGATCTTCTTGTCTTCCTTGCCGACGATATCGAGATCGCGCCCCTCATAGGGCAGCGACAACAGGATACGCCGCATCACCGCCAGCCGCGCGCGGCGCTTGTCATTGGCCCGCACGATGATCCATGGCGCGAACTCCTTGTGGGTGCGCTTGAACATGCTGTCGCGTGCCTTGGTGTAATCGTCCCATTTGGTGATGCCGGCGACATCGATGGGCGAGAACTTCCAGCTCTTCAGCGGGCTGTAGCGGCGATCGTGAAAGCGCTCGAGCTGCGTTTCCCGGCCGATGTTGAGCCAGAATTTGAAGAAGTGGATATCGTCGTTGACGATCATCCGTTCGAAATGCGGCGTCTCATCGAGAAATTTCTCATGCTGTTCGGGCGTGCAGAAGCCCATCACCGGCTCGACGCCGGCGCGGTTGTACCAGGAGCGGTCGAAGGTGACGAATTCGCCCGCCGTCGGGAAATGGTCGACATAACGCTGGTAGTACCATTGCCCCAGTTCAGTGGGGGTCGGCTTGGTCAGCGCCACGTTGCGCGCCGTGCGCGGATTGAGATACTGGCGCACCACGAAGATCGTTCCGCCCTTGCCGGCGGCGTCGCGGCCCTCGAACAACGCCATCACCCGTTTGCCGGTCGCCTGCAGCCATGCCTGCGCCTTGACCAGCTCGATCTGCAATTTCTCGAGCGTCTCGTCATACTCATCGCTGTTCATCTTCTTGTCGTAGGGGTAGCCGCCCGCGGTCAGTTTGTTGTCCTCGACCCAGTCCGGGAGCTCGGGATTCTCGATGTCGAACTCCCGCTCCTTGCCCCCGATCCTGATCTTCAGCGGACCTGACGTTGGCGTTGCGGGATTTTCCTTGGCCTTTTTCATCGAGACGAACCCTTTTCAGCTTGCGGACTCATGCTATTGGGAGCCTCCATGCCGGTCTAGCAGGAAGTTGCCATGCGGCCGGACAGCGCCCGAGAGGGCTATAGGACGCGCGGATGGCTGAGCAAAGCGCAGAGCAGGCAAGTGTGGCGCAAGCCATGGCCATCCGGCTGTGGAACAGCCGCTGGCTGCTCGTCGCTGGCGTTATCGGTATCCTGATCGCTTTTGCCTTCGCGGGGATCTCCGCCTATGTTCTAGTGCCGGCGCTGCTTCTGCTGCTCGCTGCCGCACTGTTGCCAACCACCGGCCTGCGCCAGTCCGGCGAGAATGCCGCCGCGATCGAGGCGATCGGCCTGCAGCGCCTGTCGGGCGAATATCTGGCGGCGGCCGTCGCCGACCCGCTGATCATCTTCGACCGCTCCGCCACCATCGTCCACGCCAACGCCGCCGCCTTTGCCGCTTTCGGCGGCATCGCGCCGGGCCTGTCGCTGCCGCTGAAATTCCGGGCGCCGGAAATGCAGACCCTGCTCGACAGCGTGCTGTCGGGCACGATCGCTTCCGATGTCGTCGACTATACCGAGAAGCTGCCGGTCGAACGGGCCTACCGGGTCAGCGCGTCCTCGGTCGGGCACGGCACCGACCTCTATGTGCTGGTGTTCAAGGACCAGAGCGAAACGCGCAGGATCGACCGCATGCGCGCCGATTTCATCGCCAATGCCAGCCACGAATTGCGCACCCCGCTCGCCTCGATCGCCGGTTTCATCGAAACGCTACGCGGACCGGCCCGCAACGATCCGGCGGCGCGCGAGCAATTCCTGCAGATCATGCAGAACCAGACCGGCCGCATGGCGCGTCTGATCGACGATCTGCTGTCCTTGTCCCGGCTGGAGATGAAGCCCTATCTGAAGCCCGGAACCGAGGTCGACCTGCGCCAGACCGTCGACAGCGTCATCGATTCACTGGCCCCGCTTGCCCACGAAAACAGCGTCGTCATCGAGCGCGATTTCGCCAAGGGACCTCTCAACGTGCCGGGCGATCGTGACGAGCTGTTTCAGGTTTTCGAGAACCTGCTGGAAAACGCCTGCAAATACGGTCAGTCCGGCGGCCGGGTCGTGGTGTCGATCGCGCACGCCGATGACGGTTCCGAACCCGGCATCGACGTCACCATCCGGGATTTCGGTCCCGGCATTCCCGAGGAGCACATTCCGCGCATCACTGAGCGCTTCTATCGCATCGACGTCGAGACCAGCCGGACCCAGAAAGGCACTGGCCTTGGCCTGTCCATCGTCAAGCACATCCTGACGCGCCACAATGCCAGGCTGACGATCAAATCCGAGGTCGGCAAGGGCGCCGCCTTCTCGGTTCATTTGCCGACGCACTGATACTGCCCTAGTTTTCCTTGGAACCGTTTCTTTTTTCTGTCATCCGGCTAGCGTATCAGCGGGGATTCGAGGAAACGACTCAAGATCAAGAACCCGTGGGAAGGCATTTCATCCATGCAGTCCGTGCACATAATGAGCGCCTTTGACGAGGAGCTGAAATATCTGTCGAAGCGTATCGCGGCGATGGGCGGCCATGCCGAGCGCATGGTCGAGCAGGCGGTCGCCGCTCTCGTCAATGCCGATCCGGGGCTGGCCCAGAAGGTCATTAACGACGATGCCGTGCTGGATGAAGGGCAGCGCGAGATCGACGACAAGGCGATCATCATCATCGCCAAGCGCCAGCCGATGGCGACGGACCTGCGCGAGATCGTCGGCGCCATCCGCATTTCGGCCGACCTCGAACGGGTCGGCGACCTCGGCAAGAACGTCGCCAAGCGGGTGGTCGCCGTCACCGACGGCCGCCAGCCAACCAGCCTGTTTCGCGGCCTCGAGGCCCTGGCCAATTTGGCGCTGACCCAGCTCAAGGAAGTTCTCGACGTCTACGCATCGCGCTCGGTCGACAAGATCGGCTTCGTGCGCGACCGCGACGACCAGATCGACGCCATGTACACGTCGCTGTTTCGCGAATTGCTGACCTACATGATGGAAGATCCGCGCAACATCACACCCTGCACGCATCTTCTGTTCTGCGCCAAGAACATCGAGCGCATCGGCGATCATGCCACCAACATCGCCGAGACCATCTATTACATCGTCACCGGCGACCAGATGCCGGCCGAGCGGCCGAAGGGCGACAAGACGGACAAGATCAGCCTTTCGGCGCTCCCGGCAAAATGAACGTTCATCCTCTCGAACGCTAGATCATATTGCGCTAAACTATCCCGGCGTTAAGCTTCTCAGGCCTTGATAGGGGCCTGCTTTCAGGAGGCTGCGATGGAATATGTCCGAGAGTTCAAGCCCGCGGCGCCGACATCAGGCATTATCGCCTCCAGTGTCTACACGGCCGGGCGGCGTATCGCCGACATTCCGATCGAGGAAGCCGGCGAATGGGCCAAGAAATCGGGACATGTCGTCTGGATCGGGCTGCTCGAACCGGATCGCGAGCTTCTGTTGCGCGTCCAGGCGCAGTTCCATCTGCATGAACTGGCGATCGAGGATGCCGAGCATCCGCACCAGCGGCCGAAGATCGAGCAATATGGCGATGCGCTGTTCATCGTCGCCCGCACCGCGCAATTGATCGAAGGACGGGTGACTTTCGGCGAGACGCATCTGTTCGTCGGCTCGGGCTATATCGTCAGCGTCAGGCATGGCCCGTCGACCTCCTACGCCGCCGTGCGCCAGCACTGGGAAAGCTGTCCGCATTCGCTGGCCAAGGGCGAGGATTTCGTCCTCTACGCCATTCTCGATTTCATCGTCGACAACTACATGCCAGTGCTCGAGCAGATCGAGGACGAGGTCGAGGTGATCGAGGACAGGGTGCTTTTGAAGCCGATGACCGGTCCTGATATCGAGCGGCTCTACATGCTGCGCCGCGATCTGCTGCGCCTGCGCAATGCGGCACTTCCGCTGGTGGAAGTCTGCCGCCGCCTGACCAGCGCCGACCTGCCGCAGATCCATTCGGCCATGCACCCGTTGTTTCGCGATGTGACCGACCACATCCGCACCGTCCAGGAGAAGATCGACAGTCTGCGCGAGGTGCTGGCCTTCGCCTTCGAGGCGAGCCTGCTGGTCGGTCAGAGCCAGGAAACGGCGATTTCCAAGAAACTCGCCTCCTGGGCGGCCATACTGGCCGTGCCGACGGCGTTCGCCGGCATCTACGGCATGAACTTCACCGACATGCCGGAACTGAAGATGGAATATGGCTACCCGATCGTTCTGGCCACCATCGCGACGATCTGCGCGTTTCTCTACTGGCGGTTCCGCAAGAATGGGTGGCTGTGAGGGTAGGCAGTAGGCAGTAGGCAGTAGGCAGTATTGTCCTACTGCTGATCCCCACTGCCTATTTCCTATCTATCGATTCCGCCGCCGCTCCGCCGCCGGCTGGAACGCCACGCGGGCATGATATTTACAATAGGGGCCCGTTTCGGCGGCCTCGTTGCCGCAGAAGTTGAAGTCCTCCGACAGCGGATCGCCGTTCGGCCATTTGCAGGTGCGCTCGGTCAGTTCGACGAGCTGCAGATGCCGTGAGATCGGTACCACGACGTTTTCGACCGGGCGGATATAGTGCCGCGCCACCGGTTCGGCGTCGAATTGTGTCTGCAGGGCGGTCGCACCGATCGATGTCGTGACGTGACGCGTGCTCGCGGCGCGCGCCACCGATTTCTGAACGGTCGAGCCCTGTGTCGTCTTCTTCTGGCGTGCCGGCGTCGCCGTTGCGCGACCGCGGCCCGACAGCTTCAGCCGGTGCACCTTGCCGATGACGGCATTACGGCTCACCCCTCCAAGCTGGGCAGCAATCTGGCTTGCGCTCAGACCCTCCGACCACAATTTTCTGAGAAGTTCGACCCGCTCGTCAGTCCAGTTCATGAGACCGCGCTCCTGCTAGCGTGCGGCAATCAGAATCCTTTCCCGACCCAGCACCACTGCTGGGGCAGACACCACATATATCTGGTGATTAGGTCCGCCGCACGAAATCTAGTTATTTCTCGACTACAATTACCTTATGCGCTGACTCGGTGACAAGAGTCCCAAGGGCAACACGAATCGGTTTTTTCGGTTTTCCCCAACTTGCCCGGTCGCTCATGAGCCGGCGTGCCGTCAGGGGGCTTGTCGCGTGCCACTACGCGACGTTTTCGTTGACTTCATGGCCGAAAAACACGATAAGCCGCACAAGGCCGCCGCTTTGGCGGCTTTTTTGATTTTCCGGTACCGGAGACGCATATAATGAGCGGTTCGGCGCTTTACGAGACCTTTGCTCGCGCTCCCCTGGCTTTCGACCACGGGGAAGGCACCTGGCTGGTTACCGACAAGGGCGAGCGATATCTCGATTTCGCCGGCGGCATCGCGGTCAATTCGCTCGGCCACAGCCATCCGCATCTGGTCGCGGCGCTGACCGAGCAGGCGGCAAAGCTGTGGCACGTCTCCAATCTCTATGAGATCCCCGGACAGAGCCGGCTCGGCCAGCGCCTGGTCGATGCCACCTTCGCCGACAAGGTGTTCTTCACCAATTCCGGCGCCGAGGCGCTGGAATGCGCGATCAAGACGGCGCGACGCTACCATTTCGTCAAGGGCCATCCCGAGCGCTTCCGCGTCATCACCTTCGAAGGCGCCTTCCATGGCCGCACGCTGGCGACCATCGCGGCCGGCGGTCAGTACAAATACCTCGAAGGCTTCGGCCCCAAGGTCGAAGGCTTCGACCAGGTCGGCTTCGACGACATCGATGCCGCCGAGAAGGCGATTACGCCGGAAACCGCCGCGATCCTGATCGAACCGGTGCAGGGCGAGGGCGGCATCCGCCCGGTCCCGACGCAGTCACTGAAGCGGCTGCGGCAGCTTTGCGACCAGCACGGCCTGTTGTT comes from Mesorhizobium japonicum MAFF 303099 and encodes:
- a CDS encoding aspartate aminotransferase family protein, producing the protein MSGSALYETFARAPLAFDHGEGTWLVTDKGERYLDFAGGIAVNSLGHSHPHLVAALTEQAAKLWHVSNLYEIPGQSRLGQRLVDATFADKVFFTNSGAEALECAIKTARRYHFVKGHPERFRVITFEGAFHGRTLATIAAGGQYKYLEGFGPKVEGFDQVGFDDIDAAEKAITPETAAILIEPVQGEGGIRPVPTQSLKRLRQLCDQHGLLLIYDEVQCGIGRTGKLFAHEWSGVAPDIMAIAKGIGGGFPMGACLATDEAAVGMTAGVHGTTFGGNPLAMAVGNAVLDVVLEDGFLEDVQRKALLMKQGLAAIADEFPDVVEDIRGTGLMLGLKCAMPNTKVNMALRDQHLLAVPAGDNVIRLLPPLTVTDAEIHEALNRIRAGAKGLADAIAVAAAK